In Glandiceps talaboti chromosome 4, keGlaTala1.1, whole genome shotgun sequence, a single window of DNA contains:
- the LOC144434636 gene encoding uncharacterized protein LOC144434636, with product MSEGSNNQVQNSPVPMKTTPVPATTTTTTPPPNPGTPSDSASPRQTQSPSDNPTHAPKYGTVIPNRIFVGGIAFNTTEIELKRFFTNFGMVKEAKIIADRAGVSKGYGFITFETPEEAARIQQENGDNLIFKDKKLNIGPAVRKQPTTFPVSDVDPAPAAPNGMVIHHPGGYSYTYQNGVAYFHPESQMTPTHITPHTQPPQPASVYQPYAVSVMMPPQPAPQYIPTTTTPQYTAYQQPPPNTPPWSPPTGQWRWMAPQQSQTMNTTGMVPVYPTCTPTNEMMYPPSPYPGAEIAEVPMPMVEPGQAENATVPGLDQQAAMNRTYIADISHQEPSHITTNYVPKVNPMKMNGPRKPFISRGGRRNQARGSSKVMSGPGVSVLANTARIVEDGGIITTAMTSPPPEK from the exons ATGTCGGAGGGTAGCAACAATCAAGTGCAGAACTCG CCAGTACCAATGAAGACAACACCAGTACCCGctacgacgacgacgacgacaccCCCACCAAACCCAGGAACACCATCAGACTCGGCATCACCTCGACAAACACAGTCACCGTCAGATAACCCTACACATGCACCCAAGTATGGTACCGTCATTCCAAATAGGATATTTGTAGGTGGAATAGCATTTAAT ACAACAGAAATAGAACTTAAAAGGTTCTTCACCAATTTTGGTATGGTAAAAGAAGCAAAGATTATTGCAGATAGAGCAGGTGTTTCTAAAGG GTATGGTTTCATTACATTCGAGACTCCAGAGGAAGCTGCTAGGATACAGCAAGAGAAT GGGGATAATCTTATATTTAAAGACAAGAAGTTAAACATAGGACCAGCTGTTAGAAAACAG CCAACTACATTCCCTGTTTCGGATGTCG ATCCTGCCCCAGCTGCTCCCAATGGTATGGTCATACACCATCCTGGTGGCTACAGTTATACCTACCAAAATGGAGTAGCATACTTCCACCCTGAGAGTCAAATGACGCCAACACACATCACACCTCATACACAGCCCCCACAG CCTGCTTCAGTATACCAGCCATATGCTGTATCAGTAATGATGCCACCACAGCCAGCCCCACAGTACATACCCACCACAACAACACCTCAGTACACAGCGTATCAACAGCCCCCACCC aaCACACCACCATGGTCTCCACCAACTGGTCAATGGCGTTGGATGGCTCCACAACAG TCACAAACAATGAACACGACTGGCATGGTACCTGTCTACCCAACCTGTACACCTACCAATGAAATGATGTATCCACCTAGTCCATATCCAGGAGCTGAAATAGCTGAAGTGCCAATGCCTATGGTAGAACCTGGACAAGCAGAG AATGCTACCGTACCAGGACTGGATCAGCAGGCAGCCATGAACAGAACCTACATCGCAGATATTTCTCACCAAGAGCCTTCACATATTACTACCAACTATGTGCCAAAAGTTAATCCCATGAAGATGAATGGACCACGGAAGCCATTTATTAGTCGTGGTGGCCGACGCAATCAGGCAAGAGGCAGCAGTAAAGTGATGTCTGGACCTGGTGTTTCCGTACTTGCTAACACTGCTAGAATTGTGGAGGATGGTGGTATTATTACCACTGCAATGACTTCACCACCTCCAGAAAAATAG